The following proteins come from a genomic window of Frankia casuarinae:
- the hemG gene encoding protoporphyrinogen oxidase, with product MRVVIVGGGIAGLSAARALAGHAEVTVLDAADRVGGKLRTTPIEGLDVEEGAESFLARVPDGLRLARQIGLGHEIVHPATTSASLWIRGRLHPIPPNTLLGVPTDVLGLLRSRVLSPWGLVRAAADLVLPRTRFADDPTVGRYVGTRVGREVVDLLVDPLLGGVYAGRADALSLRATVPQLVPIFAEDRSLLLGAHRVRARTGPATTTSTAPLFATLRGGLGSFAARVAAQSGATVRTGVLVRSIAKTAGGWQVNCDRVGGADALGPFQADAVILAVPAGVARALLAPLAPHASAPLAGVPYASVGLVTLVYRDAAPPPGSGFLVPARAGTAVKAATFLSAKWPHLGSDRLTVVRASIGRAGAEQDLQRGDVELAGVAAAEIAQITGLSGRPVATRVSRWGGALPQYLPGHLNRIAAVRRGLPAGIALAGAGYDGVGIPACIRSGETAAHAVLRATRTAQGSPADPVGPGI from the coding sequence GTGCGGGTTGTGATCGTCGGTGGGGGTATCGCCGGGCTCTCGGCCGCCCGCGCCTTGGCCGGGCACGCCGAAGTGACCGTCCTCGATGCGGCGGACCGGGTCGGTGGCAAGCTGCGTACCACCCCGATCGAGGGTCTGGACGTCGAAGAGGGCGCGGAGTCCTTCCTCGCCCGGGTTCCCGACGGACTCCGCCTGGCCCGGCAGATCGGGCTCGGGCACGAGATCGTGCATCCGGCCACGACGTCAGCCTCACTGTGGATCCGCGGCCGGCTGCATCCCATCCCCCCGAACACCCTGCTCGGAGTGCCGACCGACGTCCTCGGCCTGCTCCGCTCGCGGGTGCTGTCCCCGTGGGGGCTGGTGCGGGCCGCCGCCGACCTGGTGCTGCCGCGGACGCGTTTCGCCGACGATCCGACCGTCGGTCGCTACGTCGGCACGCGGGTCGGGCGCGAAGTCGTCGACCTGCTGGTGGATCCGCTGCTCGGGGGGGTGTATGCGGGCCGGGCCGACGCGCTGTCGCTGCGGGCGACCGTGCCCCAGCTCGTCCCCATCTTCGCCGAGGACCGCTCGCTGCTCCTCGGCGCGCACCGGGTGCGGGCCCGTACCGGACCCGCGACGACGACCTCGACGGCGCCGCTGTTCGCCACGCTTCGGGGGGGGCTGGGCTCCTTCGCGGCGCGAGTGGCGGCGCAGTCCGGCGCCACCGTGCGCACCGGGGTGCTCGTCCGCTCGATCGCGAAGACCGCGGGCGGCTGGCAGGTCAACTGTGACCGGGTGGGCGGCGCGGACGCCCTCGGGCCGTTCCAGGCCGACGCCGTGATCCTCGCGGTGCCTGCCGGGGTGGCCCGCGCCCTGCTGGCGCCGCTGGCCCCGCATGCCTCCGCCCCGCTTGCCGGCGTGCCCTACGCCTCGGTCGGCCTGGTGACGCTGGTCTACCGGGACGCCGCGCCGCCACCCGGCAGCGGATTCCTCGTGCCCGCCCGGGCGGGCACCGCGGTGAAGGCGGCCACCTTCCTGTCCGCCAAGTGGCCGCACCTGGGCTCCGACCGGCTCACGGTGGTGCGGGCGAGCATCGGCCGCGCCGGTGCCGAACAGGACCTGCAGCGCGGGGATGTGGAGCTCGCCGGGGTGGCGGCGGCGGAGATCGCGCAGATCACCGGCCTGTCCGGTCGGCCGGTAGCGACCCGGGTGAGTCGCTGGGGCGGGGCGCTCCCGCAGTACCTGCCGGGTCATCTCAACCGGATCGCCGCGGTGCGCCGGGGGCTTCCAGCGGGGATCGCCCTCGCCGGCGCGGGATACGACGGTGTAGGCATCCCGGCCTGCATCCGGTCGGGGGAGACCGCCGCGCACGCGGTGCTGAGGGCTACCCGGACGGCGCAGGGCAGTCCGGCCGATCCGGTGGGCCCGGGAATCTGA
- the hemQ gene encoding hydrogen peroxide-dependent heme synthase, translated as MSESTKSARELNAELLYTGWSVFAADRPLPAERTPLIDEATALLDGALAKDVYTRGVYEISGYRADADLMVWWTSPDPDLLQETYQRFRRTALGGHLRPVWSAVGLHRPAEFNQNHIPAFVRREDPRGYLCVYPFNRSLEWYLLPDYERRGMLAEHGIMGREYEDVRANTVASFGLGDYEWLLAFEADELHRIVDCIRHLRASAARRHTRLETPFYTGARKPLADVVTALP; from the coding sequence ATGTCGGAGTCTACGAAATCGGCCCGCGAACTCAACGCGGAGCTGCTCTACACGGGATGGTCGGTCTTCGCGGCCGACCGTCCGCTACCCGCCGAGCGGACCCCGCTGATCGACGAGGCGACCGCCCTGCTCGACGGGGCGCTGGCCAAGGACGTCTACACCCGCGGTGTCTACGAGATCTCGGGCTACCGGGCCGATGCGGACCTGATGGTCTGGTGGACGAGCCCGGACCCGGACCTGCTGCAGGAGACCTACCAGCGGTTCCGGCGGACGGCCCTGGGCGGGCACCTGCGTCCGGTGTGGTCGGCGGTCGGCCTGCACCGGCCGGCGGAGTTCAACCAGAACCACATCCCCGCCTTCGTCCGGCGGGAGGACCCCCGCGGTTATCTCTGCGTCTACCCGTTCAACCGCTCGCTGGAGTGGTACCTGCTGCCGGACTATGAACGGCGCGGGATGCTAGCCGAGCACGGGATCATGGGCCGGGAGTACGAGGACGTCCGGGCCAACACGGTGGCTTCGTTCGGACTGGGCGACTACGAGTGGCTGCTCGCCTTCGAGGCGGATGAGCTGCACCGGATCGTCGACTGCATCCGGCACCTTCGGGCCAGCGCGGCGCGACGGCACACCAGGCTGGAGACGCCGTTCTACACCGGTGCCCGCAAGCCGCTGGCGGACGTCGTCACCGCCCTGCCCTGA
- the hemE gene encoding uroporphyrinogen decarboxylase — MPVLHVDARPGSGPGGVSPPPSGAALARRPGLADTAPFLRACRREHPGTTPVWFMRQAGRVLPEYRALRAGVAMLDSCRDAEMITEITLQPVRRFRPDAAIFFSDIVVPLVAIGLDIDIVAGIGPVVAEPVRDAVGLAALRALEPDDVPYVADAVRFLLAELGSTPLIGFAGAPFTLASYLIEGGPSRDHARTKALMYSEPKLWHALLARLADITTAFLRVQVDAGVDALQLFDSWAGALDEADYRRYVAPHSARVLAAFAGEVPRIHFGVNTGELLAAMGQAGADVVGVDWRVPLDEAARRIGPGHAVQGNLDPTAVFAPEPVLAAKVRDVCARGAEAEGHVFNLGHGVLPQTDPGVLAHVADLVHGG; from the coding sequence ATGCCTGTCCTCCACGTTGACGCGCGACCCGGATCCGGGCCGGGTGGCGTCTCGCCCCCGCCGAGCGGTGCAGCGCTCGCCCGGCGGCCCGGCCTGGCCGACACCGCGCCCTTCCTGCGTGCCTGTCGACGGGAGCACCCCGGGACCACGCCGGTGTGGTTCATGCGTCAGGCCGGGCGGGTCCTGCCCGAGTACCGGGCCCTGCGCGCGGGAGTCGCCATGCTCGACTCCTGCCGGGACGCCGAGATGATCACGGAGATCACGCTCCAGCCGGTACGCCGGTTCCGGCCGGACGCGGCGATCTTCTTCTCCGACATCGTGGTGCCCCTGGTCGCGATCGGCCTCGACATCGACATCGTCGCCGGGATCGGACCGGTGGTGGCCGAGCCCGTGCGGGACGCCGTCGGGCTCGCCGCGTTGCGTGCACTGGAGCCGGACGACGTTCCCTACGTGGCCGACGCGGTCCGGTTCCTGCTGGCCGAGCTGGGTTCAACCCCGCTGATCGGGTTCGCCGGGGCGCCGTTCACCCTCGCGAGCTACCTCATCGAGGGCGGACCGAGTCGCGACCACGCCCGCACCAAGGCGTTGATGTACAGCGAACCGAAGCTCTGGCACGCCCTGCTGGCCCGGCTCGCCGACATCACCACCGCCTTCCTGCGCGTCCAGGTGGATGCCGGTGTTGACGCGCTGCAGCTGTTCGACTCCTGGGCCGGGGCGCTGGACGAGGCGGACTACCGTCGCTACGTCGCGCCGCACAGCGCTCGGGTGCTGGCGGCCTTCGCCGGTGAGGTGCCGCGCATCCACTTCGGTGTGAACACCGGTGAGCTGCTCGCCGCGATGGGCCAGGCGGGTGCGGACGTCGTCGGCGTCGACTGGCGGGTCCCTCTCGACGAGGCCGCCCGGCGGATCGGGCCCGGTCATGCCGTGCAGGGAAACCTCGACCCGACCGCGGTCTTCGCCCCCGAACCGGTGCTCGCCGCCAAGGTGCGCGACGTCTGCGCCCGCGGGGCCGAGGCAGAGGGGCACGTGTTCAACCTCGGCCACGGGGTGCTGCCGCAGACCGATCCGGGCGTGCTCGCGCACGTCGCCGACCTTGTCCACGGCGGATGA
- the cysC gene encoding adenylyl-sulfate kinase codes for MSTTSHPAPDPDHHPRSGANGAAGVTGGSGKSGGSGPTPVLATPARGAELTAASVAWPSLTLRPTQLAELELLLLGAFGSEPGYPEDPEINGVPVPTLVVGAAEAEALTPSSTAALRDTEGVMIAALHLRTTIPLPDQPGGPDGPRVRLVGTVEGIRLPHHPDHPGLRLTPAQVRAELLARGWISLEAGSGACWAVWADGLLHTADVGRIRALTRQGKRCVVLAPVGGADPADAEHHLRVRCLLAALKAVDAPLRAAEATLSSEALAADAISPPGVAGRRSEPPPDPYRRPKAGEAGTPEHRSLLVLVPVIPSEALATPREPGMSATVLKTSAKPSDAAAGVPGPATAVTPAPPAPTDLADIAWAAAGAAWTGVETAASSADELAKLAAQRAHLASFYGLTGSLIGPAIGAPGRMELASLLDAGNPIPAELTPPTVAAELSRAIPPRSKRGLTVFLTGLSGSGKSTLAGLLVCRLLEYGGRRLTLLDGDVVRTHLSQGLGFSRADRDINVRRIGFVAAQVAGAGGTAVCAPIAPYADVRAQVRGMVRAAGGGFVLVHVSTPLEVCEARDRKGLYAKARAGVLPAFTGVSDPYETPTDADVTVNTAELSAEDAVDRIIDHLRHAGWLTS; via the coding sequence GTGAGTACCACCTCCCATCCCGCCCCCGATCCTGATCACCACCCCAGGTCCGGTGCCAACGGTGCCGCCGGTGTGACCGGCGGATCTGGCAAGTCCGGCGGGTCCGGACCAACCCCCGTCCTGGCGACGCCGGCCCGGGGCGCGGAGCTGACGGCCGCGTCGGTCGCCTGGCCGTCGCTGACCCTGCGCCCGACCCAGCTCGCCGAGCTGGAACTGCTGCTGCTCGGTGCCTTCGGGTCGGAACCCGGTTATCCCGAGGACCCCGAGATCAACGGCGTGCCGGTGCCGACCCTCGTCGTCGGCGCGGCCGAGGCCGAGGCACTGACACCGAGTTCCACGGCGGCCCTGCGGGACACCGAGGGAGTGATGATCGCGGCGCTGCACCTCCGAACGACCATTCCCCTGCCGGACCAGCCGGGGGGGCCGGACGGACCCCGGGTCCGGCTAGTCGGCACGGTCGAGGGCATCCGGCTGCCCCACCACCCCGATCATCCCGGCCTGCGGCTCACCCCGGCCCAGGTCCGGGCCGAGCTGCTCGCCCGAGGCTGGATCAGCCTCGAGGCGGGTTCCGGCGCGTGCTGGGCGGTGTGGGCGGACGGCCTGCTCCACACGGCGGACGTGGGCCGGATCCGGGCGCTGACCCGGCAGGGCAAACGGTGTGTCGTCCTCGCCCCGGTGGGTGGCGCCGATCCCGCGGACGCCGAGCATCACCTGCGGGTCCGTTGCCTGCTCGCCGCTCTCAAGGCGGTTGACGCCCCGTTGCGGGCCGCCGAGGCGACGCTCTCCTCGGAGGCGCTCGCCGCCGACGCGATCAGCCCGCCGGGTGTTGCCGGCCGGCGGTCGGAACCGCCGCCAGACCCCTACCGGCGGCCGAAAGCCGGCGAGGCGGGAACGCCGGAGCACCGCAGCCTGCTGGTCCTCGTTCCGGTCATCCCGTCGGAGGCGCTGGCCACCCCCCGCGAACCGGGCATGAGCGCGACGGTCCTGAAAACATCCGCGAAACCGAGCGACGCGGCGGCAGGGGTACCGGGCCCGGCCACGGCCGTGACGCCCGCCCCCCCAGCGCCGACGGACCTGGCGGACATCGCGTGGGCGGCGGCGGGCGCGGCCTGGACAGGCGTGGAGACGGCGGCGAGCTCCGCCGACGAACTGGCGAAACTCGCCGCCCAGCGGGCGCATCTGGCCAGCTTCTACGGCCTGACCGGCAGCCTCATCGGGCCGGCGATCGGGGCACCCGGGCGGATGGAGCTGGCCTCGCTGCTCGACGCTGGCAACCCGATACCGGCCGAACTGACCCCGCCGACGGTGGCCGCGGAGCTCTCCCGCGCCATCCCACCACGTTCGAAGCGGGGCCTGACCGTGTTTCTCACCGGGCTGTCCGGCTCCGGGAAGTCGACGCTGGCCGGCCTGCTCGTCTGTCGACTGCTGGAATACGGCGGACGCCGGCTCACTTTGCTCGACGGGGACGTCGTGCGGACCCACCTGTCCCAGGGACTGGGATTCTCCCGCGCCGACCGCGATATCAACGTCCGACGGATCGGCTTCGTCGCGGCCCAGGTCGCGGGAGCCGGAGGCACCGCGGTGTGCGCGCCGATCGCGCCGTACGCCGACGTGCGCGCCCAGGTCCGGGGGATGGTCCGGGCCGCAGGCGGCGGATTCGTGCTGGTACACGTGTCCACACCGCTGGAGGTGTGCGAGGCGCGGGACCGCAAGGGGCTCTATGCCAAGGCGCGCGCAGGCGTCCTGCCCGCCTTCACCGGCGTGTCCGATCCGTACGAGACGCCGACCGACGCCGACGTCACGGTGAACACCGCGGAGCTCTCCGCCGAGGACGCCGTGGACCGGATCATCGACCACCTACGCCACGCCGGCTGGCTGACTAGCTGA
- a CDS encoding DUF3000 domain-containing protein, with translation MGVAQSSEASPPIFLAVTDALRAGIARLRPEVAVHEVAAPTRVAPFSFALAGGLTGDEADTAAGRLILLMDPQGQPAWQGTARIVCYARASIDREIAGDPLLAEVAWSWLRESLEAHGAGVRALGGTVTATASQRFGVLAADGDSFDVELRCSWSPDWAETALASDRGPAGPDTQGRLPWSASATVAHLLAFGDLLAAMAGLPPQLSGVITLPTRRS, from the coding sequence ATGGGGGTCGCGCAGTCATCCGAGGCGAGCCCTCCGATCTTCCTCGCGGTCACCGACGCCCTGCGCGCGGGGATCGCGCGGCTACGCCCGGAGGTGGCGGTGCACGAGGTGGCGGCACCCACCCGGGTCGCGCCGTTCTCCTTCGCTCTGGCCGGCGGGCTGACCGGGGACGAGGCCGACACCGCGGCCGGCCGGCTCATCCTGCTCATGGATCCCCAGGGACAGCCGGCCTGGCAGGGCACGGCCCGCATCGTCTGCTACGCCCGCGCGAGCATCGACCGGGAGATCGCCGGCGATCCCCTGCTCGCCGAGGTCGCCTGGTCGTGGCTGCGGGAATCATTGGAGGCGCACGGCGCGGGCGTGCGCGCCCTGGGCGGCACGGTCACGGCCACCGCGTCACAACGCTTCGGTGTGCTCGCGGCCGACGGGGACAGTTTCGACGTGGAGCTGCGCTGCTCCTGGTCACCCGACTGGGCGGAGACCGCCCTCGCATCCGACCGCGGCCCCGCGGGGCCGGACACGCAGGGCCGGCTGCCTTGGAGCGCCTCGGCGACGGTCGCCCACCTGCTCGCGTTCGGGGACCTGCTCGCGGCCATGGCCGGGCTTCCCCCACAACTGTCCGGAGTCATCACGCTACCAACTCGCCGGAGTTGA
- a CDS encoding DUF3817 domain-containing protein, producing MEHLSVICYAVCYYTVCYYTVCYDAICYDEESPMTGRAPSGAFQPLALARVVSLAEASSFLLLLVATAIKYGAGYPIGVRILGPIHGVLFLTYCALIGYLSMVGRWRRKRTVLALIAAVLPVAPFFVERHWLRGDAVRLGNAEPARPTSKPAGQAG from the coding sequence GTGGAACACCTCAGTGTCATCTGCTACGCCGTCTGCTACTACACCGTCTGCTACTACACCGTCTGCTACGACGCCATCTGCTACGACGAGGAGTCACCGATGACCGGTCGTGCCCCGAGCGGCGCCTTCCAGCCCCTTGCCCTGGCCCGCGTCGTCTCGCTCGCCGAGGCGTCGTCCTTCCTTCTGCTGCTCGTCGCGACCGCGATCAAATACGGTGCCGGCTACCCGATCGGCGTGCGGATCCTCGGCCCGATCCACGGCGTGCTCTTCCTCACCTATTGCGCCCTCATCGGCTACCTCTCGATGGTCGGGCGCTGGCGCCGTAAGCGGACCGTACTCGCGCTGATCGCCGCGGTGCTGCCTGTCGCCCCGTTCTTCGTCGAGCGGCACTGGCTGCGCGGCGACGCCGTCCGGCTGGGCAACGCGGAGCCGGCACGCCCCACCTCGAAGCCGGCCGGCCAGGCGGGCTGA
- a CDS encoding 3'(2'),5'-bisphosphate nucleotidase CysQ, whose product MNTDDTRPPSTVPVDIATDELDDDVLARRLATDAGKLLLRIREEVGFAEPATLRDAGDARSHQLLTRALARHRPRDAVLSEEGVDDVARLSAERVWIVDPLDGTREFAEPGRSDWAVHVALWQAGELVSGAVALPALGLTLSSAGGLPPRLAGARPPRIVVSRTRAPQLVTEVAEALGATIVPMGSAGAKAGAVIRGEAEIYLHAGGQYEWDSAAPVAVARSAGLHTSRLDGSPLRYNQPDPLLPDLVICAASWASEVLRAIGAAGGSGG is encoded by the coding sequence ATGAACACCGATGACACCCGCCCGCCGTCCACCGTGCCGGTCGACATCGCGACCGACGAACTCGATGACGACGTCCTGGCCCGACGGTTGGCCACGGACGCCGGCAAACTGCTGTTGCGGATCAGGGAGGAGGTCGGGTTCGCCGAACCCGCGACCCTGCGTGACGCCGGGGACGCGCGTTCGCATCAGCTCCTGACCCGGGCGTTGGCGCGGCACCGCCCGCGGGACGCTGTGCTGTCCGAGGAGGGCGTTGACGACGTCGCGCGGCTGTCCGCGGAGCGGGTCTGGATCGTCGACCCCCTGGACGGCACCCGCGAGTTCGCCGAACCCGGCAGGTCGGACTGGGCGGTGCATGTCGCGCTCTGGCAGGCCGGCGAGCTCGTCTCGGGCGCGGTGGCGCTGCCGGCGCTCGGGTTGACGCTGTCCAGCGCGGGCGGGCTGCCGCCGCGGCTGGCCGGGGCGCGTCCGCCACGGATCGTGGTCAGCCGGACCCGGGCCCCACAGCTGGTCACGGAGGTCGCGGAGGCACTGGGCGCCACCATCGTCCCGATGGGTTCGGCCGGTGCGAAGGCCGGCGCCGTCATCCGCGGGGAAGCCGAGATCTACCTGCACGCCGGCGGCCAGTACGAGTGGGACTCCGCCGCCCCGGTGGCGGTCGCGCGGTCGGCGGGGCTGCACACCAGCCGGCTGGACGGCTCGCCGCTGCGGTACAACCAGCCCGACCCGCTGTTGCCCGACCTGGTCATCTGTGCTGCGAGCTGGGCATCGGAGGTTCTCCGGGCGATCGGCGCCGCGGGGGGCTCCGGCGGTTGA
- a CDS encoding sugar transferase, with the protein MTETVSGGTRATAGSNFVPRTRGGQGMPFPPDAPAGTAGRPAGAPPSRTATGPGGRHSAGRVSPAAVETGGYRAQVTWERRYVRLLVLFDAAACVVAAGLAYFVRFGDLVDFGTQPVSSKPYILMTVLLPLAWVLAMSLNRAYESRFLGGGSEEFRRVVNTAARFTAAVAIASYATKAEIARSYVLIAFPAATLFSMVGRVVGRGLLHRMRRAGRCLHRVLVVGAGESAATLVRLAQRDPTSGWAVVGVVLDRSPGRHSHDSPERSGFDLLGVPIVGTSETLHTAIRATYATTVAISPQMDGETLRRVLWTLEGSDVDVLVSSALTDVTGPRISIRPVAGLPLLHIEEPELTGTRRVMKMVFDRCVAGTIILLFSPLLLGLGLAVRLTSRGPALFKQIRVGRGGEHFTMYKFRSMYVDAEARKAELESRNERAEGLLFKMRDDPRITKVGKFLRKWSLDELPQLFNVLGGTMSLVGPRPPLPSEVARYEDDVHRRLMVKPGLTGLWQISGRSDLEWDESVRLDLRYVENWSLAMDFVILWRTVFAVLRREGAY; encoded by the coding sequence GTGACGGAGACGGTGTCCGGCGGCACGCGCGCGACCGCTGGGTCGAACTTCGTTCCGCGCACCCGCGGCGGGCAGGGGATGCCGTTCCCGCCGGACGCGCCGGCGGGAACGGCCGGCCGGCCCGCCGGCGCACCGCCGAGCCGCACGGCCACCGGGCCCGGCGGGCGGCACAGCGCGGGGAGGGTGAGCCCGGCCGCCGTCGAGACGGGCGGCTACCGCGCTCAGGTGACCTGGGAACGGCGTTACGTCCGGCTGCTTGTCCTGTTCGACGCGGCCGCCTGCGTGGTGGCAGCGGGGCTCGCGTATTTCGTGCGATTCGGCGACCTGGTCGACTTCGGCACCCAGCCGGTGTCCTCCAAGCCGTACATCCTCATGACGGTTCTGCTGCCGCTCGCCTGGGTGCTGGCGATGTCCCTGAACCGGGCCTACGAGAGCCGGTTCCTCGGTGGCGGGTCGGAGGAGTTCCGGCGGGTGGTCAACACGGCGGCCCGGTTCACCGCGGCGGTGGCCATCGCCTCGTACGCGACGAAGGCGGAGATCGCCCGTAGTTACGTGCTGATCGCCTTCCCGGCCGCGACCCTGTTCTCCATGGTGGGTCGGGTCGTCGGCCGCGGCCTCCTACACCGGATGCGCCGGGCGGGCCGCTGCCTGCACCGGGTGCTCGTGGTCGGGGCCGGGGAGTCGGCTGCCACCCTGGTCCGGCTGGCCCAGCGGGATCCGACGTCGGGTTGGGCGGTCGTCGGTGTCGTGCTCGACCGCTCGCCCGGCCGGCACAGTCACGACTCCCCGGAACGCAGTGGGTTCGACCTGCTCGGGGTGCCGATCGTCGGCACCTCGGAAACCCTGCACACGGCCATCCGGGCGACGTACGCCACCACGGTTGCCATCAGTCCGCAGATGGACGGCGAGACGTTGCGCCGGGTGCTGTGGACGCTGGAGGGCAGCGACGTCGACGTGCTGGTCTCCTCGGCGCTGACCGACGTGACCGGGCCGCGGATCTCGATTCGTCCGGTGGCCGGGCTGCCGCTGCTGCACATCGAGGAGCCGGAGCTCACCGGTACCCGTCGGGTGATGAAGATGGTCTTCGACCGGTGCGTGGCCGGAACGATCATCCTGCTGTTCTCCCCGCTGCTGCTCGGTCTCGGGCTCGCGGTGCGCCTGACCAGCCGCGGCCCGGCGTTGTTCAAGCAGATCCGGGTGGGGCGGGGTGGTGAGCACTTCACGATGTACAAGTTCCGGTCGATGTACGTCGACGCGGAGGCGCGCAAGGCGGAGCTGGAGTCGCGCAACGAGCGGGCCGAGGGGCTGCTGTTCAAGATGCGTGACGACCCGCGGATCACCAAGGTCGGGAAGTTCCTGCGCAAGTGGTCGCTCGACGAGCTGCCGCAGTTGTTCAACGTGCTGGGCGGCACGATGTCGCTGGTGGGGCCGCGTCCGCCGCTGCCGTCGGAGGTCGCCCGCTACGAGGACGACGTGCACCGCCGGCTGATGGTGAAGCCGGGGCTGACCGGCCTGTGGCAGATCAGCGGCCGGTCGGACCTCGAATGGGACGAGTCGGTCCGTCTCGACCTGCGCTACGTCGAGAACTGGTCACTGGCGATGGACTTCGTCATCCTCTGGCGCACCGTGTTCGCCGTGCTGCGTCGCGAGGGGGCGTATTAG
- a CDS encoding HRDC domain-containing protein has translation MTSTVPESTQQVSGGVSAEVEVQPSTGAHEPIPLLIPADGVPPVIVDTAELAAAAERLAAGIGPVAFDAERASGYRYSQRAYLVQIRRRGTGSLLLDPIALEDLSVIQDAVGGVEWVLHAASQDLPCLSELGLRPSLLFDTELAGRLLGYERVGLGIMVERVLGYGLEKGHSAADWSTRPLPEPWLRYAALDVELLVELRDALEAELIEQNKIEFARQEFAAIVAAPPREPRAEPWRRTSGIHRARSRRQLAAVRAMWTARDRLARTRDVAPGRVLPDSAIMDAVLNAPTDAAALVRLPIFSGPRIRRTANVWLDALRGAAALPEEELPAPAGPGGDGLPPPNRWAERDPVAASRLARVRAALAALAAAHTMPVENLLEPALSRRLAWSPPNPLTDTAVAGALRTGGARPWQIKLTAAPLLTVLAEPPAEPTEPAEPAEPAAEPAG, from the coding sequence GTGACGTCGACGGTTCCTGAATCAACACAGCAGGTCAGCGGGGGTGTCAGCGCAGAGGTGGAGGTACAGCCCAGCACCGGTGCTCATGAGCCCATCCCGCTGCTCATCCCTGCGGACGGGGTACCCCCCGTCATCGTTGACACCGCGGAACTCGCCGCGGCGGCGGAACGCCTCGCGGCCGGCATCGGGCCGGTCGCGTTCGACGCCGAACGTGCGTCCGGTTACCGGTACAGCCAGCGGGCCTACCTCGTCCAGATCCGACGGCGGGGCACGGGCTCGCTGCTCCTCGATCCGATCGCGCTCGAGGATCTGAGCGTCATCCAGGACGCGGTGGGCGGGGTCGAATGGGTGCTGCACGCCGCCAGCCAGGACCTTCCGTGCCTGTCCGAGCTCGGTCTGCGGCCGAGTCTGCTGTTCGACACGGAGCTCGCCGGCCGGTTGCTGGGCTACGAACGGGTCGGGCTGGGGATAATGGTCGAACGGGTGCTGGGCTACGGGCTGGAGAAGGGCCATTCGGCCGCGGACTGGTCGACCCGCCCGCTTCCCGAGCCGTGGCTGCGCTACGCGGCACTCGACGTCGAGCTGCTGGTGGAGTTGCGCGACGCGCTCGAGGCGGAGCTGATCGAACAGAACAAGATCGAGTTTGCCCGGCAGGAGTTCGCCGCGATCGTCGCGGCCCCGCCACGCGAGCCACGGGCCGAGCCGTGGCGCCGGACGAGCGGGATCCACCGAGCCCGGTCCCGCCGCCAGCTGGCGGCGGTCCGGGCGATGTGGACCGCCCGGGACCGGCTAGCTCGTACCCGTGACGTCGCGCCGGGTCGCGTCCTCCCGGACAGCGCGATCATGGACGCCGTGCTGAACGCCCCCACCGACGCGGCCGCGCTGGTCCGGCTGCCCATCTTCTCCGGACCACGGATCCGCCGCACCGCGAACGTCTGGCTCGACGCCCTGCGTGGCGCCGCCGCACTGCCCGAGGAGGAGCTGCCCGCCCCGGCCGGACCGGGCGGCGACGGTCTGCCGCCGCCCAACCGCTGGGCCGAGCGCGACCCGGTGGCCGCGTCGCGGCTGGCCCGGGTGCGGGCCGCGCTGGCCGCCCTCGCCGCCGCCCACACGATGCCGGTGGAAAACCTCCTCGAGCCCGCGTTGTCCCGGCGGCTCGCCTGGTCCCCGCCGAATCCCCTGACGGACACGGCCGTCGCCGGGGCGCTGCGGACCGGCGGGGCACGCCCCTGGCAGATCAAGCTGACGGCCGCTCCCCTGCTCACCGTCCTCGCCGAGCCGCCGGCCGAACCGACGGAACCGGCCGAACCGGCCGAACCGGCAGCCGAGCCGGCGGGCTGA